A portion of the Algisphaera agarilytica genome contains these proteins:
- a CDS encoding chondroitinase family polysaccharide lyase: MDPRMRILSLFTPALLLAMSTAHTQAAATTSDPSPRKIMESFEDGIPAHVTSAGGTLSINQDRMKHGNQSLKWDWQGNATLVYDGHLGYRKQQPMKPGDDPEVLMSRADPSQGVLEPPRAFFAWIYNEKPRQQRLRIQFGRGDQADCEFDYNLSFKGWRTIVVGYDRGDMRGTPHPDMDRMTINAPATGSGTFYLDMLGTSVPSNPRTVNANPQLPEIDRHPRLVGQYPHLLFEFSKQTPTFDLLPLDEQSLRDIRTLEQRVEAIWLPDSTRAAWNPSKIEGIRKAFAKFEIRRDGDQIFGRPLMNKNVFGDHFSELGLSQDEWREDVLTWRWDFNAMLLRVARAWQFSEDQAIRLELEQMFIDLFDYGVDQGFAEGAGLGWIHHYSYVIREYAPSMFFMRSVLKKHDRLDEAIAVSKYLHGFNRIYREDVVYDVPGRISANADDLQGLLTQRLLCALLMDDSPEKLRDLRHYSSYLSNISTGYTNALDETFKPDGSLFHHAGHAFGYGGRALYSTVRTLYLLRDTSFAASPESVARIKKCVDSYEQSLFGPAKVASKAFATCRFSNYESPKNFADMADMMEAVLGGDVVHGPDYEGFRMMSYNSVGLKRSGDEWMTTVRGHGKYVYPYESWGTHFFAYPLFIANGYLDVTYPDSIDSLTPEKGIWHPGLDWRRYPGTTAVRLDYDQIICRLNQVRDEGGEYLFSDQPFVGGVETSYGAGVFVFPFRGHDKYGLESFAGKKTYFFMDNMVVSLGSEITSDIAGHAVETTLFQNALTEGHRPVVLNGQAITAYPHQQDLNTEQANWMIDARGTGFWTPPSRDDATLKLSLGDQENPGPHGKEMTTGSFATAWLDHGEVPSNASYQFVMLADTDAQAMTRFAQAMASDSAPAQVLQADANAHVVAFPKAKATAYAVYATEGATLDLGVVRQVSKQATLMTKAEGKQLRLSLADPDLNIYDGQEDRLPDGSRIELSVYEREWFFWPSRPSAVRVTLQGEWDIQSLAQPMETATTQPRIILAEQGKTVVEFTCRDGLSAELVLTPKD, from the coding sequence ATGGACCCACGCATGCGCATCCTTTCTTTGTTCACACCCGCCCTGCTACTCGCCATGAGCACCGCCCACACCCAAGCAGCCGCCACCACTTCCGACCCGTCTCCCCGAAAGATCATGGAGAGCTTCGAAGACGGCATCCCCGCGCACGTCACCAGCGCAGGCGGCACACTCTCGATCAACCAGGACCGGATGAAGCACGGCAACCAATCCCTGAAGTGGGACTGGCAGGGCAACGCCACGCTGGTGTACGACGGGCACCTGGGCTACCGCAAGCAGCAACCCATGAAGCCCGGCGACGACCCCGAAGTCCTGATGTCACGGGCCGACCCCAGCCAGGGGGTGCTCGAACCGCCCCGCGCGTTTTTTGCCTGGATTTACAACGAAAAACCACGCCAACAACGCCTCCGCATCCAGTTCGGTCGGGGCGATCAGGCCGACTGCGAATTCGACTACAACCTGAGCTTCAAGGGCTGGCGCACCATCGTCGTGGGCTACGACCGCGGCGACATGCGCGGCACGCCGCACCCGGACATGGACCGCATGACCATCAACGCGCCCGCCACCGGCTCCGGCACGTTCTACCTCGACATGCTCGGCACCTCGGTGCCCTCCAACCCCCGCACCGTCAACGCCAACCCCCAGCTCCCCGAGATCGATCGCCACCCCCGATTGGTCGGCCAGTACCCGCACCTGCTCTTCGAGTTCAGCAAGCAAACCCCCACGTTCGACCTGCTGCCGCTCGACGAGCAATCGCTCCGCGACATCCGCACGCTCGAGCAGCGCGTGGAAGCGATCTGGCTGCCCGATTCGACCCGCGCGGCATGGAACCCCTCCAAGATCGAAGGCATCCGCAAAGCGTTCGCAAAATTTGAGATCCGCCGCGATGGCGACCAGATCTTCGGCCGACCGCTGATGAACAAGAACGTGTTCGGCGACCACTTCTCCGAACTCGGCTTATCGCAAGACGAATGGCGAGAAGACGTCCTCACTTGGCGATGGGACTTCAACGCGATGCTGCTACGCGTCGCCCGCGCCTGGCAGTTCAGCGAAGACCAAGCGATCCGCCTGGAACTCGAGCAGATGTTCATCGACCTTTTCGACTACGGCGTCGACCAGGGTTTTGCCGAGGGCGCCGGCCTCGGCTGGATCCACCACTATTCCTACGTGATCCGCGAATACGCCCCGTCGATGTTTTTCATGCGATCCGTGCTAAAAAAACACGATCGGCTCGACGAGGCGATCGCCGTTTCGAAGTACCTGCACGGGTTTAACCGGATCTACCGGGAAGACGTGGTTTACGACGTGCCCGGCCGAATTTCCGCCAACGCCGACGACCTGCAGGGCCTGCTCACGCAACGCCTGCTCTGCGCCCTGCTCATGGACGACTCGCCGGAGAAGCTGCGCGACCTGCGCCACTACAGCTCCTACCTGTCCAACATCAGCACGGGCTACACCAACGCGCTCGACGAAACCTTCAAGCCGGATGGCAGCCTGTTCCACCACGCCGGGCACGCCTTCGGCTACGGCGGACGGGCGTTGTATTCCACGGTCCGCACGCTCTACCTCCTCCGCGACACGTCGTTCGCCGCCTCGCCGGAATCGGTCGCGCGGATCAAGAAATGCGTGGATTCTTATGAGCAAAGCTTGTTCGGCCCCGCAAAGGTTGCCTCAAAAGCGTTTGCGACCTGCCGATTCAGCAACTACGAATCTCCGAAGAACTTCGCAGACATGGCCGACATGATGGAGGCGGTTCTGGGCGGCGATGTGGTTCACGGCCCCGACTACGAGGGCTTCCGGATGATGTCGTACAACAGCGTCGGCCTGAAGCGAAGCGGGGACGAATGGATGACCACCGTGCGCGGCCACGGCAAGTACGTCTACCCCTACGAGAGTTGGGGCACGCACTTCTTCGCCTACCCGCTGTTCATCGCCAACGGCTACCTCGACGTGACTTACCCCGATAGCATCGACAGCCTGACCCCCGAGAAAGGCATCTGGCACCCCGGGCTCGACTGGCGACGCTACCCCGGCACGACCGCGGTGCGGCTCGACTACGACCAGATCATCTGCCGACTCAACCAGGTCCGCGACGAGGGCGGCGAGTACCTGTTCAGCGACCAGCCGTTCGTCGGCGGCGTCGAAACCTCCTATGGCGCAGGCGTTTTCGTGTTCCCCTTCCGCGGCCACGACAAGTACGGCCTCGAGTCGTTCGCCGGCAAGAAGACCTATTTCTTTATGGACAACATGGTCGTCAGCCTCGGCTCGGAGATCACCAGCGACATCGCCGGCCACGCGGTCGAAACCACACTGTTCCAGAACGCCCTGACCGAAGGCCACCGCCCCGTCGTGCTCAACGGCCAAGCCATCACGGCCTACCCGCACCAACAAGACCTCAACACCGAGCAGGCGAACTGGATGATCGACGCGCGGGGCACCGGCTTCTGGACCCCGCCGAGCCGCGACGACGCCACGCTCAAGCTGAGCCTGGGCGATCAAGAAAACCCCGGACCCCACGGCAAGGAGATGACCACCGGGAGCTTTGCCACCGCGTGGCTGGACCACGGCGAAGTGCCGTCTAACGCCAGCTACCAGTTCGTCATGCTCGCCGACACGGACGCGCAGGCGATGACGCGCTTCGCCCAAGCGATGGCGTCTGACTCAGCTCCCGCACAAGTCCTCCAAGCCGATGCGAACGCCCACGTCGTTGCGTTTCCCAAAGCCAAGGCCACCGCCTACGCCGTCTACGCAACCGAGGGCGCCACACTCGACCTCGGCGTCGTTCGCCAGGTCAGCAAACAAGCCACGCTGATGACCAAAGCCGAGGGCAAGCAGCTGCGGCTGTCGCTGGCCGACCCCGACCTGAACATCTACGACGGCCAAGAGGACCGCCTGCCCGATGGTTCCCGCATCGAGCTTTCGGTGTATGAGCGCGAATGGTTCTTCTGGCCCAGCCGACCCAGCGCTGTGCGGGTCACCCTCCAAGGCGAGTGGGACATCCAGAGCCTGGCCCAACCGATGGAAACCGCGACGACACAACCCCGCATTATCCTTGCAGAGCAAGGGAAAACGGTCGTTGAGTTCACCTGCCGAGACGGGCTGAGTGCCGAGCTCGTGCTGACCCCCAAAGACTAA
- a CDS encoding sulfatase family protein codes for MKRREFNKAMGFYAAAGLATPSVHAANSSPAAAPGDRPNLLYIFPDQYRLHALSLWRDPAFRDAIRGVSDPVETPNLDALARESVVLNQACSTHPVCSPHRAMLMSGMYPSQNGVMHMNCKAGRTLGLKHSITCFTDVLAAEGYETAYVGKTHWERTEPLFDTENRYVGTPEDPGGHYANPFDTYIPPGPGRRGNRYWFQNIGDNHKNPLSYSNRPELVNGKPDGHPHRHRRFTPEQEADIVVDYLKNESGQRDESKPFSLIWSPNPPHNPYSDVDRDCDRAVYEQFYADMPLDEALNRPNVAPTKDNLAERAARIYFALVTSIDQQVGRVLQALEDAGQADNTLVVFTSDHGELLGSHGKMGKNLIYDESFLVPYLIRFPGVLQPRVDDLLLGTVDIMPTMLSLLGLSQSIPSSVQGYDYASGLRDGVYDQTPKPQSALYLNGRTKKGVRTNQYTYLVHEDDLPELYDNTTDPYQMTPIALDAIDRSDLDMLQGELGRWLVRATDDWVKTKKCAELIQYPA; via the coding sequence ATGAAGCGTCGAGAGTTCAACAAAGCCATGGGGTTCTACGCCGCCGCCGGCCTGGCCACCCCCTCAGTCCATGCCGCCAACAGCAGCCCCGCCGCCGCACCAGGCGATCGGCCCAACCTCCTCTACATCTTCCCCGACCAATACCGCCTCCACGCCCTGAGCCTGTGGCGCGACCCCGCGTTCCGGGACGCGATCCGCGGCGTGTCCGACCCGGTCGAGACCCCCAACCTCGATGCCCTGGCCCGCGAAAGCGTCGTGCTCAACCAGGCCTGCAGCACCCACCCCGTGTGCAGCCCCCACCGGGCCATGCTCATGTCCGGCATGTACCCCAGCCAGAACGGCGTCATGCACATGAACTGCAAGGCCGGCCGAACCCTGGGACTCAAGCACAGCATCACCTGCTTCACCGACGTCCTCGCCGCCGAGGGATACGAAACCGCGTACGTCGGCAAGACCCACTGGGAACGCACCGAACCCTTGTTTGACACGGAAAATCGCTACGTCGGCACCCCGGAAGACCCCGGCGGACACTACGCCAACCCCTTCGACACCTACATCCCCCCGGGCCCCGGGCGGCGCGGCAACCGTTATTGGTTCCAGAACATTGGAGATAACCACAAAAACCCGCTGTCGTACTCCAACCGCCCCGAGCTGGTCAACGGCAAGCCGGACGGCCACCCCCACCGCCACCGCCGATTCACCCCCGAGCAAGAAGCCGACATCGTCGTCGACTACCTGAAGAATGAGTCCGGCCAACGCGACGAGAGCAAACCCTTCAGCCTGATCTGGTCGCCCAACCCGCCGCACAACCCCTACTCCGACGTCGATCGCGACTGCGACCGCGCGGTGTACGAACAGTTCTACGCCGACATGCCCCTGGACGAGGCGCTGAACCGCCCCAATGTCGCCCCGACCAAGGACAACCTGGCCGAGCGTGCGGCGCGGATCTACTTCGCCCTAGTGACCAGTATCGACCAGCAGGTCGGCCGCGTGCTGCAGGCCCTGGAAGATGCCGGGCAGGCCGACAACACGCTGGTCGTGTTCACATCCGACCACGGCGAATTGCTCGGAAGTCACGGGAAAATGGGCAAAAACCTCATTTACGACGAGTCGTTCCTTGTGCCCTACCTCATCCGTTTCCCCGGCGTGCTGCAGCCGCGCGTGGACGACCTCCTGCTCGGCACCGTCGACATTATGCCGACCATGCTCAGCCTGCTGGGGCTCAGCCAATCGATCCCGAGCTCGGTCCAGGGCTACGACTACGCCAGCGGCCTGCGCGACGGCGTTTACGACCAAACCCCCAAGCCGCAGTCGGCGTTGTACCTCAACGGCCGAACCAAAAAAGGCGTTCGCACCAACCAATACACCTACCTCGTCCACGAGGACGATCTGCCCGAGCTCTACGACAACACGACCGACCCGTATCAGATGACGCCGATCGCGCTGGACGCGATCGATCGTTCGGACCTCGACATGCTCCAGGGCGAGCTCGGCCGCTGGCTGGTGCGCGCCACGGATGATTGGGTCAAGACCAAAAAGTGTGCCGAGCTCATCCAATACCCCGCTTAG
- a CDS encoding DUF1961 family protein encodes MDIFQELDSMDWQPVFFDPCTEDWTEHWSLDGLKATITHDAQGMSFSAGPVEGEDASHAVLWTKPSFEGSIKVEYEYTRLDDAVSAVNIIYLLASGSGVGPHDEDIAEWADERGVPSMRLYFNHMHTYHISYAAFNLDNDDRSQDYVRARRYLPERPEGLKGTDLPPDHFSTGLFQTGVPHQITLIKHGDELVMHATNAEQEQTFRWDTSIYPPITAGRIGLRHMWTRSSRYQDFKVSVLTVDD; translated from the coding sequence ATGGATATCTTTCAAGAACTCGACTCAATGGATTGGCAACCCGTTTTCTTCGACCCTTGCACCGAAGACTGGACCGAGCATTGGTCGCTCGACGGGCTGAAGGCCACGATCACCCATGACGCCCAAGGCATGTCGTTTTCGGCTGGGCCGGTGGAGGGCGAAGACGCCAGCCACGCGGTGCTTTGGACCAAGCCCAGCTTCGAGGGCAGCATCAAAGTCGAGTACGAATACACCCGGCTCGACGACGCCGTCTCCGCGGTCAACATCATCTACCTCTTGGCCAGCGGAAGCGGAGTGGGCCCTCACGACGAAGACATCGCCGAGTGGGCGGACGAACGCGGTGTGCCAAGCATGCGGTTGTACTTCAACCACATGCACACGTACCACATCAGCTACGCCGCCTTTAATTTGGACAACGACGACCGAAGTCAGGACTACGTCCGCGCTCGCCGCTACCTGCCCGAACGCCCCGAAGGACTCAAAGGCACGGACCTCCCCCCCGACCACTTCTCGACCGGCCTCTTCCAGACCGGCGTGCCCCACCAGATCACGCTCATCAAACACGGGGACGAGCTGGTCATGCACGCCACCAACGCGGAGCAGGAGCAGACGTTCCGCTGGGACACCTCGATCTACCCCCCCATCACGGCCGGCCGCATCGGCCTCCGGCACATGTGGACCCGGTCCTCGCGGTACCAGGATTTCAAAGTCTCGGTCCTGACCGTGGACGACTAA
- a CDS encoding NAD-dependent epimerase/dehydratase family protein, translating to MNVLLTGAAGFLGQKLHLPFLNRGHQVLRTDIVPIDCDEPFVQADLSDPQAAKSLTQGVDAMVIAHMSPKNEQDPSRVFTTMGVGTINLFQAAADAGIRKVCLISSVDAVRGYPKDTRRMRSFPPKADELYGLGKASQEHIAEYYARLHGLEVTVLRIGYVIDATTLTNKYDVVEKSFAPNMVDRLDVGEACARCLQRKGKGYEVFYVLGIRENGRFEVEPTWEALDWHPQHLAKPTPMPQIRVKAKNPKGFAQPAT from the coding sequence ATGAATGTGTTACTGACCGGTGCCGCTGGATTCCTCGGCCAAAAACTCCACCTGCCATTTTTGAACCGCGGGCACCAGGTACTGCGGACCGACATCGTGCCGATCGATTGCGACGAGCCGTTCGTGCAAGCCGACCTGTCCGACCCGCAGGCCGCCAAAAGTCTGACGCAGGGCGTCGACGCAATGGTGATCGCGCACATGAGCCCGAAGAACGAGCAAGACCCTTCGCGGGTGTTTACCACCATGGGCGTGGGGACGATCAATCTGTTCCAAGCCGCCGCGGACGCGGGCATCCGCAAGGTCTGCCTGATCTCGAGTGTGGATGCGGTGCGTGGCTACCCCAAAGACACACGCCGGATGCGCAGCTTCCCGCCCAAGGCCGACGAACTCTACGGCCTGGGCAAGGCGTCGCAAGAACACATCGCCGAGTACTACGCCCGCCTGCACGGCCTGGAAGTGACCGTGCTGCGCATCGGCTACGTCATCGACGCGACCACCCTGACCAACAAATACGACGTGGTCGAGAAGTCCTTCGCCCCCAACATGGTCGACCGCCTCGACGTCGGCGAGGCCTGCGCCCGGTGCCTGCAACGCAAGGGCAAAGGCTACGAAGTCTTTTACGTGCTCGGCATCCGAGAGAACGGCAGGTTCGAGGTCGAACCCACGTGGGAAGCCCTGGACTGGCACCCCCAACACCTCGCCAAACCAACGCCCATGCCGCAGATCAGGGTCAAGGCCAAGAACCCGAAAGGATTCGCACAACCCGCGACCTGA
- a CDS encoding type II secretion system protein: MNNFPSSSKSSVVRPARLYGFTLIELLVVISIIALLISILLPALGSARQAARTIKCATQLQQLTRAEATYRNDYDGFHVIGLERPNNPGAYMSYDDQFMIGGYDGRSLPGGTTRNALTYQPGGFSVDEETGGDIYACPLDDFQRIDVPVDGVEFAKRSYGLTRWEIRGGADRSGNYIGITGINSDTGVSISRRDTDVFQTAATLLFVEDVALPGGGGVISSNGLGHHTGSTTFCGMHHPDRADRQIRSIRHHLVGELSRAEFRPNYAYTDGHVENLDPIETYRKDDGTLNSNNQYETHWDPMKK, translated from the coding sequence ATGAATAACTTTCCTTCTTCGTCCAAGTCTTCTGTCGTCCGCCCCGCTCGTTTGTACGGCTTCACGCTGATTGAGTTGCTTGTGGTCATCAGCATCATCGCGCTGCTGATTAGCATCCTTCTCCCCGCGTTGGGTAGTGCGAGGCAGGCGGCGCGGACCATTAAGTGTGCGACGCAGCTCCAGCAACTCACCCGGGCGGAGGCGACCTACCGAAACGACTATGACGGTTTCCATGTCATCGGCTTGGAGCGACCGAATAACCCCGGGGCTTACATGAGCTACGACGACCAATTCATGATCGGGGGCTACGACGGGCGTTCGCTTCCAGGTGGGACAACAAGAAATGCTCTGACTTACCAGCCGGGCGGGTTTTCGGTCGACGAAGAGACCGGCGGTGATATATATGCGTGTCCGCTCGATGATTTTCAACGCATTGATGTCCCTGTGGATGGGGTTGAGTTTGCGAAAAGGTCTTATGGTTTGACTAGGTGGGAGATCCGGGGTGGAGCGGACCGCTCGGGCAACTACATCGGGATTACCGGGATAAACAGCGACACAGGCGTAAGTATTAGCCGTCGTGATACCGATGTTTTTCAGACAGCAGCCACGCTTTTGTTTGTTGAGGACGTAGCTTTACCGGGTGGCGGAGGTGTGATCTCTTCTAACGGCCTGGGTCACCACACGGGGTCGACAACGTTCTGCGGCATGCATCACCCCGATCGGGCTGACCGGCAGATCCGAAGCATCCGTCACCACCTGGTTGGCGAGTTGTCGCGTGCGGAGTTCCGCCCCAACTATGCCTATACCGATGGCCACGTCGAGAATCTGGATCCAATCGAAACCTATCGGAAAGATGATGGCACGCTCAATTCCAATAACCAGTACGAGACGCACTGGGACCCCATGAAAAAATGA
- a CDS encoding arylsulfatase B yields the protein MQASQPNVLVILTDDMGWADVGFHGGDIPTPNIDRIASTGVILEQFYVQPTCSPTRHALMTGRYPYRYGAHICNLRSHHTHGASLDERFMSEAMQEVGYYTAVLGKWHLGMYRQAYWPTSRGFEMHYGLLSGGLDYFTHINDKVTLDWQELHADRSVWKQPLREKGYTTDLLGQRAVKLIGEHDFDQRPLFLYLSFNAPHTPMQAKPEDVKRFNHVKDSRRRTYSAMMHATDVQVGRVLDALEKRGVDDNTLVIFFSDNGGAGSNASSNEPLRGGKGSQYEGGVRVPAAVTWPGTLKPGQRFSTPLHVVDLFPTFVGLAGGDTTLGQPLDGLDFWPALSTGETLPERVIYHNVADTSGRGSVRSGDWKFMAIKKAKAPKDSVPLPGGKLHGLLFNIAEDPNETKNLAKQRPELVDELWGKLKARGPEVVSAKEYCTSAPKGWKAPRDHSSAAE from the coding sequence GTGCAGGCATCCCAGCCCAATGTGTTGGTGATCCTGACCGACGACATGGGCTGGGCGGACGTCGGTTTTCATGGCGGGGACATCCCCACGCCCAACATCGACCGCATCGCGTCCACCGGCGTGATCCTCGAACAGTTCTACGTTCAGCCGACCTGCTCGCCCACGCGGCACGCCCTGATGACCGGGCGGTACCCCTATCGGTATGGCGCCCACATCTGTAACCTGCGCTCGCACCACACGCACGGCGCATCGCTCGACGAACGGTTTATGTCTGAAGCGATGCAGGAGGTGGGCTACTACACCGCGGTGCTGGGTAAGTGGCACCTGGGTATGTACCGCCAGGCGTATTGGCCGACGTCGCGCGGGTTCGAGATGCACTACGGCCTGCTCAGCGGCGGGCTCGACTACTTCACGCACATCAACGACAAGGTTACGCTCGATTGGCAGGAACTCCACGCCGACCGCTCGGTGTGGAAGCAGCCGCTGCGTGAAAAGGGCTACACCACCGACCTGCTCGGGCAGCGGGCGGTGAAGCTGATCGGCGAGCATGATTTCGACCAAAGGCCCTTGTTTCTCTACCTTTCCTTCAACGCGCCGCACACCCCGATGCAGGCCAAGCCCGAGGACGTCAAACGCTTCAACCACGTGAAAGACTCCCGGCGGAGGACCTACTCCGCGATGATGCACGCGACGGATGTTCAGGTCGGCCGGGTGCTCGATGCCCTGGAGAAGCGCGGGGTGGATGACAACACGCTGGTCATCTTCTTCAGCGACAACGGCGGGGCGGGCAGCAACGCCTCGAGCAACGAGCCGCTGCGGGGCGGCAAGGGATCGCAGTACGAGGGCGGCGTGCGGGTTCCCGCCGCGGTGACTTGGCCGGGCACACTCAAGCCGGGGCAACGCTTCTCAACGCCGTTGCACGTGGTCGACCTGTTTCCCACGTTCGTGGGCCTGGCGGGCGGGGACACGACGCTGGGCCAGCCGTTGGACGGCCTGGATTTCTGGCCGGCCCTGTCCACCGGCGAAACGCTGCCCGAACGCGTTATTTACCACAACGTCGCCGACACCTCCGGCCGAGGTTCGGTCCGCAGCGGCGACTGGAAGTTCATGGCGATCAAGAAAGCCAAAGCCCCGAAGGACAGCGTCCCGCTCCCTGGCGGCAAGCTGCACGGGTTGCTGTTCAACATCGCCGAGGACCCCAACGAAACCAAGAACCTGGCCAAGCAACGCCCCGAGCTCGTCGATGAACTCTGGGGCAAGCTCAAGGCACGCGGCCCGGAAGTGGTCTCCGCGAAGGAGTACTGCACCTCGGCCCCGAAGGGATGGAAAGCGCCACGCGACCACTCGTCCGCGGCGGAGTAG
- a CDS encoding sodium:solute symporter family transporter, whose product MVNHWDWTVIGVYFAFMIAIGVACKRLNSNSSDYFRGGGQMLWWMSGTSMCISSISLWTFSAAGVRVYETGFYQVIAYLVAILGIPPLYFYFAKRFRRMRVITSADAVRRRYGRASEQVWVWITVPINVFYSGVGLHIIALFVAAALNIEVHYTAIGLGVVITFMAILGGAWAVSASDFIQGLVTMVVATLVCIKTMLLPEVGGLGGFADKLPEEFVNFNLWSREIIWVPWLITQAITTIFRVANINDTGSYFLKVKNDRHAQWQVILYAFTPVLPLLVFLPIMASAWVIPNMEALFPTLNRAEEGAYVAIATKVLPQGMVGLLVCTIFAVQMSSLDTGLNKSAGFVVCNFYRDILRPKASEKELLWVGMLFTCFFGVLIIAIALLVTAQRDANIFEFTLLLAPILQLPMVIPMIMTVVMKKTPGWSAWSSALVGILAGVLVNLVWLDSDQKVSDFAGMLGLATPLSRIEAADFRFIIAYTSVISSTLVWFVATRFFWNLTTEAFKLEVDRFFADMNIPIGEHPEDAPAEAPGADLALVTEDRDRDQYTLIGWMTVAYGVIITAGIVIPNDLNDRLLFALSGGIITLVGAALLWQRKRRTGEEISAPPTTQPLPAVATQRLSESENV is encoded by the coding sequence ATGGTCAATCACTGGGACTGGACTGTCATCGGGGTCTACTTCGCGTTCATGATCGCGATCGGGGTGGCGTGCAAACGGCTCAACAGCAACAGCAGCGATTACTTCCGCGGCGGCGGGCAGATGCTCTGGTGGATGAGCGGCACCTCGATGTGCATCTCCAGTATCTCGCTGTGGACCTTCTCCGCCGCGGGCGTCCGGGTCTACGAGACCGGCTTCTACCAGGTCATCGCGTACCTGGTCGCGATCCTCGGCATCCCGCCGCTGTACTTCTACTTCGCCAAACGCTTCCGGCGGATGCGGGTCATCACCTCGGCCGACGCGGTCCGTCGGCGGTACGGCCGGGCCTCGGAACAGGTGTGGGTCTGGATCACGGTGCCCATCAACGTGTTCTACTCGGGCGTGGGCCTTCACATCATCGCGCTGTTCGTGGCGGCAGCGCTGAACATCGAGGTGCACTACACCGCGATCGGCCTGGGTGTGGTCATCACGTTCATGGCGATCCTCGGCGGGGCTTGGGCGGTTTCGGCCAGCGACTTTATTCAAGGCCTGGTCACGATGGTGGTTGCCACGCTGGTCTGCATCAAGACCATGCTCCTGCCCGAAGTCGGCGGCCTTGGGGGGTTCGCCGACAAGCTCCCCGAGGAATTCGTCAACTTCAACCTGTGGAGCCGTGAGATCATCTGGGTGCCCTGGCTGATCACCCAGGCGATCACCACGATCTTCCGCGTCGCGAATATCAACGACACCGGCTCCTACTTCCTGAAAGTCAAAAACGACCGCCACGCCCAGTGGCAGGTGATTCTTTACGCTTTCACGCCCGTGCTCCCGCTGCTGGTGTTCCTACCGATCATGGCCTCGGCGTGGGTGATCCCGAACATGGAGGCACTCTTCCCGACGCTCAACCGGGCGGAGGAAGGCGCGTATGTCGCCATCGCCACCAAGGTCTTGCCGCAGGGCATGGTCGGCCTGCTGGTGTGCACGATCTTCGCCGTGCAGATGTCCAGCCTCGACACCGGGCTCAACAAGAGCGCGGGCTTTGTGGTCTGCAACTTCTACCGCGACATCCTCCGGCCCAAGGCCTCAGAGAAAGAACTGCTCTGGGTGGGCATGCTGTTTACCTGCTTTTTCGGGGTGCTCATCATCGCGATCGCGTTGCTGGTTACCGCGCAGCGCGACGCCAACATCTTCGAGTTCACGCTGCTGCTTGCTCCGATCCTGCAGCTGCCGATGGTCATCCCGATGATCATGACGGTGGTTATGAAAAAGACGCCGGGCTGGAGTGCGTGGAGCAGCGCACTGGTCGGCATCCTCGCGGGGGTCCTGGTCAACCTGGTGTGGCTCGACAGCGACCAGAAGGTCTCGGACTTCGCCGGCATGCTCGGGCTGGCCACGCCGTTGTCACGCATCGAGGCGGCGGACTTCCGGTTCATCATCGCCTACACCTCGGTCATCTCGAGCACGCTCGTGTGGTTTGTCGCGACCCGGTTCTTCTGGAATCTCACCACCGAGGCGTTCAAGCTCGAGGTCGATCGCTTCTTCGCGGACATGAACATCCCGATCGGCGAACACCCCGAAGACGCCCCCGCCGAGGCGCCCGGGGCCGACCTCGCCCTGGTCACGGAAGACCGCGACCGCGATCAATACACCCTGATCGGCTGGATGACCGTCGCCTACGGCGTGATCATCACCGCGGGCATCGTCATCCCCAACGATCTGAACGACCGGCTGTTGTTTGCCCTTTCCGGAGGCATCATCACGCTGGTGGGCGCGGCGCTGCTTTGGCAGCGCAAGCGCCGCACCGGCGAAGAGATTTCTGCTCCCCCCACCACACAACCTCTCCCCGCGGTTGCCACGCAACGGCTGAGTGAAAGCGAGAACGTATGA